A section of the Pseudomonas lini genome encodes:
- a CDS encoding class I SAM-dependent rRNA methyltransferase: MSSLNQALRAALDHRQDLLAELHQQGTDCYRLFHGSQEGAGGLTIDRYGPQLLVQSFHQALERDALLQLHEIVNQQLGLDTLLVYNDRSRGNSRIDREDTVYRADEAALQDLIGHEWGLNYRVRGRHAGQDPLLFLDLRNARGWVKAHSKNKSVLNLFAYTCGVGLSAAAGGASEVCNLDFAEGNLAVGRENGLLNPQLPTMEFIQSDYFPAIRQLAGLPISQRRGQKLPSYQRLDPRQYDLVLLDPPAWAKSAFGTVDLLRDYQSLLKPALLTTADDGVLICCNNLAKVSMDDWREQVLRCAEKAGRPVREWSVLTPGSDFPSMDQQPPLKTLILQL, from the coding sequence ATGTCTTCCTTGAATCAGGCGCTGCGCGCCGCCCTCGATCATCGTCAGGACCTGCTTGCCGAGCTGCATCAGCAAGGCACCGATTGCTATCGCCTGTTCCACGGCAGCCAGGAAGGTGCCGGCGGCCTGACCATCGACCGCTACGGCCCGCAACTGTTGGTGCAGAGCTTTCACCAGGCACTGGAGCGTGACGCCCTGCTGCAACTGCACGAGATCGTCAATCAGCAGCTGGGCCTCGACACCCTGCTGGTCTACAACGACCGTTCCCGTGGCAACTCGCGCATCGACCGCGAAGACACCGTCTACCGCGCCGACGAAGCCGCCCTGCAAGATTTGATCGGCCACGAATGGGGACTGAACTACCGGGTTCGCGGACGTCACGCTGGCCAGGACCCGTTGCTGTTTCTCGACCTGCGCAACGCTCGCGGCTGGGTCAAGGCGCACAGCAAAAACAAAAGTGTGCTGAATCTGTTTGCCTACACCTGCGGTGTCGGCCTCAGTGCCGCGGCTGGTGGGGCGAGCGAAGTGTGTAACCTGGACTTTGCCGAAGGCAATCTGGCGGTCGGCCGCGAGAACGGTCTGCTCAACCCGCAATTGCCGACGATGGAATTCATCCAGTCCGATTATTTCCCGGCGATTCGTCAATTGGCTGGTCTGCCGATCAGCCAGCGTCGCGGCCAGAAACTGCCGAGCTATCAACGCCTGGACCCGCGTCAGTACGATTTGGTGCTGCTTGATCCTCCGGCCTGGGCCAAGAGTGCTTTCGGCACGGTCGACCTGTTGCGTGACTACCAGAGCCTGCTCAAACCGGCGTTGCTGACCACCGCCGACGACGGCGTGCTGATCTGCTGCAACAACCTGGCGAAGGTCAGCATGGACGATTGGCGTGAACAGGTTCTGCGCTGCGCAGAGAAGGCCGGGCGCCCGGTGCGTGAGTGGAGCGTGCTGACGCCGGGCAGCGATTTCCCGTCGATGGATCAGCAGCCGCCGCTGAAGACCCTGATCCTGCAGCTCTGA
- a CDS encoding pilin, producing MKNQKGFTLIELLIVVAIIGILATFALPQYSKYQARAKVTAAVAEISALKVPFEDVINQGTDIAAPAGIGAASATTGNCTITATGTASSGVGSIGCTILNAPGPVLGKTVTLSRTLAGGWTCATTVDAEYAPKGCPPTPAS from the coding sequence ATGAAAAATCAAAAAGGTTTTACTCTGATCGAGCTGCTGATCGTGGTAGCGATCATCGGGATTCTGGCGACGTTTGCGTTGCCGCAATATTCGAAGTACCAGGCGCGGGCGAAGGTCACTGCTGCGGTTGCAGAAATCTCTGCACTGAAGGTGCCTTTCGAAGACGTTATCAATCAAGGCACCGATATTGCCGCCCCCGCCGGGATCGGCGCGGCGAGCGCCACCACGGGTAATTGCACGATTACGGCAACGGGTACCGCCTCTTCCGGTGTGGGCAGTATTGGTTGCACGATTCTCAACGCACCGGGGCCGGTGCTCGGCAAAACCGTCACGCTTTCGCGCACACTTGCCGGTGGCTGGACTTGCGCCACTACGGTTGACGCGGAATACGCGCCTAAAGGTTGCCCTCCCACTCCCGCTAGCTGA
- the pilB gene encoding type IV-A pilus assembly ATPase PilB: protein MNDIALSGLAKQLVLAELITDQSAQQAYQQAQRNRISLVSYLVQNKLLKSWQVAEVASEHFGMALLDLNCLDKDTQPRGLVSEKLIRQHHALPLWRRGNKLFVGISDPTNHQAINDIQFSTGLSTEAILVEEDKLSDAIEKFFDNHSTGLEDMADVDLDGLDIESVDEQKQDPIAGQDTDDAPVVRFVHKMLLDAIKSGSSDLHFEPYEKIYRVRMRTDGMLREVARPPTQLANRIASRLKVMASLDISERRKPQDGRIKMHLSKSKSIDFRVNTLPTLWGEKVVIRILDPSSAQMGIDALGYEPEQKDLYMAALKQPQGMILVTGPTGSGKTVSLYTGLNILNTVDINISTAEDPVEINMEGINQVNVNPRQGLDFAQALRSFLRQDPDVIMVGEIRDLETAEIAIKAAQTGHMVLSTLHTNSAAQTLTRLRNMGIQGFNIATSVSLIIAQRLARKLCSHCKKPIDIPREALLKEGFPEERIGSFTIYEPVGCDQCNNGYKGRVGIYEVVKNTPDLQRLIMAEGNSLEIDIQMRKDGFNDLRTSGLLKAMQGITSLEEINRVTKD from the coding sequence ATGAATGACATTGCCCTTAGCGGTCTGGCCAAGCAATTGGTACTGGCCGAGCTGATCACTGACCAAAGTGCGCAACAGGCGTATCAGCAAGCCCAACGCAATCGAATTTCGCTGGTCAGTTATCTGGTGCAAAACAAACTGCTGAAAAGCTGGCAGGTCGCCGAGGTGGCCTCGGAGCATTTCGGCATGGCCCTGCTGGACCTCAATTGCCTGGACAAGGACACCCAACCCCGAGGGCTGGTCAGTGAGAAGCTGATCCGTCAGCACCACGCCCTGCCCCTCTGGCGACGTGGTAACAAGCTGTTCGTGGGGATTTCAGACCCGACCAATCATCAAGCCATCAACGACATCCAGTTCAGCACCGGGCTGAGCACCGAAGCCATCCTGGTGGAGGAAGACAAACTCAGCGACGCCATCGAAAAATTCTTTGACAACCACTCCACCGGCCTGGAGGACATGGCCGATGTCGACCTCGACGGGCTGGACATCGAGTCGGTCGATGAGCAGAAACAGGACCCCATTGCAGGGCAAGATACCGATGACGCGCCCGTGGTTCGCTTCGTCCACAAGATGCTACTCGATGCGATCAAGAGCGGCTCTTCCGACCTGCATTTCGAGCCCTATGAAAAAATCTACCGCGTGCGGATGCGCACCGACGGCATGCTGCGGGAGGTCGCCAGGCCGCCGACGCAACTGGCCAACCGCATTGCTTCCCGACTGAAGGTCATGGCCAGTCTCGACATCTCCGAGCGGCGCAAACCCCAGGACGGGCGAATCAAGATGCATCTGTCCAAAAGCAAATCCATCGACTTCCGGGTCAATACCCTGCCGACCCTGTGGGGCGAGAAGGTGGTAATCCGGATCCTCGACCCTTCCAGTGCACAAATGGGCATCGACGCCCTCGGCTACGAACCCGAGCAAAAAGACCTGTACATGGCCGCCCTCAAGCAGCCACAGGGAATGATCCTGGTAACCGGCCCCACCGGCTCGGGCAAGACCGTGTCGCTCTATACCGGGTTGAATATCCTCAACACCGTCGACATCAACATCTCCACTGCCGAAGACCCGGTAGAAATCAACATGGAAGGCATCAACCAGGTCAACGTCAATCCGAGGCAAGGACTGGATTTCGCCCAGGCGCTGCGCTCGTTTCTGCGCCAGGACCCGGACGTGATCATGGTCGGTGAAATCCGCGATCTCGAAACCGCCGAAATCGCCATCAAGGCTGCCCAGACCGGGCACATGGTGCTTTCCACCCTGCACACCAACAGCGCCGCGCAAACCCTGACCCGCTTGCGCAACATGGGGATTCAGGGATTCAACATCGCGACCTCGGTCAGCCTGATCATCGCCCAGCGCCTGGCGCGCAAACTGTGCAGTCATTGCAAAAAGCCCATCGACATTCCCCGCGAGGCGTTACTCAAAGAAGGCTTTCCCGAGGAACGCATCGGCTCGTTCACGATCTATGAACCGGTCGGTTGCGATCAATGCAACAACGGTTACAAAGGGCGAGTAGGGATTTATGAAGTGGTAAAGAACACCCCGGACCTGCAACGGCTGATCATGGCCGAAGGCAATTCACTGGAAATCGACATCCAGATGCGTAAGGACGGCTTCAACGACCTGCGTACTTCGGGCCTGCTCAAGGCCATGCAAGGCATCACCAGCCTTGAAGAAATCAACCGGGTCACCAAGGACTGA
- a CDS encoding DUF2845 domain-containing protein has product MGARWLLSLTLALAAGQAAAADTLRCGSQLISVGDRSGEVLHKCGEPVARDVLGYKRSANRREEFQVEEWTYGPNSGMYQYLRFEGNRLVRITSKRGN; this is encoded by the coding sequence ATGGGCGCACGCTGGCTTCTGAGCCTGACCCTGGCGCTAGCTGCCGGCCAGGCAGCGGCGGCCGATACCTTGCGCTGCGGCAGTCAATTGATCAGCGTCGGGGACAGGTCCGGCGAAGTGCTGCACAAATGCGGAGAGCCTGTTGCCCGTGACGTGTTGGGCTACAAGCGCAGCGCCAATCGGCGGGAAGAGTTTCAGGTCGAGGAATGGACCTACGGCCCCAACAGCGGGATGTACCAGTACCTGCGCTTTGAAGGCAACCGGTTGGTTCGAATCACCAGCAAGCGTGGGAATTGA
- a CDS encoding type II secretion system F family protein produces MAVKAAKISVYAWEGTDKKGTKMTGELTGQNPALIKAQLRKQGISPGKVRKKTASIFSAGKRIKALDIALFTRQMATMMKAGVPLLQSFDIIGEGFDNPNMRKLVDEVKQEVAAGNSFAAALRKKPQYFDELYCNLVDAGEQAGALDTLLERVATYKEKSESLKAKIKKAMTYPLAVVFVAIIVTGILLVKVVPQFESVFSGFGAELPAFTVMVIGLSEFLQAWWWMVLGVLVGAFFGVRHALKKSQGLRDRMDTWLLKLPLVGALMYKSAVARYARTLSTTFAAGVPLVEALDSVAGATGNIVFKRAVLRIKQDVSTGMQLNFAMRTSGIFPNMAIQMTAIGEESGALDDMLDKVASFYEAEVDNMVDNLTSLMEPFIMVVLGVVVGGLVVAMYLPIFQLGSAI; encoded by the coding sequence ATGGCGGTCAAAGCAGCGAAAATCAGCGTATATGCCTGGGAAGGCACAGACAAAAAAGGCACAAAAATGACCGGCGAGTTGACCGGCCAGAATCCCGCGCTGATCAAGGCGCAGTTACGCAAGCAAGGCATCAGCCCGGGCAAGGTGCGGAAAAAAACCGCATCCATTTTCAGTGCCGGCAAACGCATCAAGGCCCTGGATATTGCCCTGTTTACCCGGCAGATGGCGACCATGATGAAAGCCGGCGTACCGTTGCTGCAATCGTTCGACATTATCGGCGAGGGCTTCGATAACCCGAACATGCGCAAGCTGGTGGACGAGGTTAAACAGGAAGTCGCGGCCGGTAACAGCTTCGCCGCGGCCCTGCGCAAAAAACCCCAGTATTTCGATGAGCTGTACTGCAACCTTGTTGATGCCGGCGAACAGGCCGGCGCTCTGGATACGCTGCTGGAACGGGTGGCGACCTACAAGGAAAAGAGCGAAAGCCTCAAGGCCAAGATCAAGAAAGCCATGACGTATCCGCTGGCCGTGGTGTTCGTCGCGATCATCGTGACCGGGATTCTGCTGGTCAAGGTGGTGCCGCAGTTCGAGTCGGTGTTCTCGGGGTTTGGCGCCGAACTACCGGCGTTCACCGTGATGGTCATCGGCTTGTCGGAGTTCCTGCAGGCCTGGTGGTGGATGGTGCTCGGCGTGCTGGTTGGAGCATTCTTCGGCGTACGTCACGCCTTGAAAAAGTCCCAGGGTCTGCGGGACCGAATGGACACCTGGCTGCTGAAACTGCCGTTGGTTGGCGCGCTCATGTACAAGTCCGCCGTGGCCCGTTACGCCCGCACCTTGTCGACCACATTTGCCGCCGGGGTGCCATTGGTCGAAGCTCTGGATTCAGTGGCGGGCGCGACGGGCAATATCGTGTTCAAGCGAGCGGTGTTACGTATCAAGCAGGACGTATCCACCGGCATGCAGCTGAATTTTGCCATGCGCACCTCCGGGATCTTTCCGAACATGGCGATCCAGATGACGGCCATCGGCGAAGAGTCCGGCGCACTGGACGATATGCTCGACAAGGTCGCGAGTTTCTACGAGGCGGAGGTGGACAACATGGTCGATAACCTGACCAGTCTGATGGAGCCGTTCATCATGGTGGTGCTGGGGGTTGTCGTCGGCGGCCTGGTCGTTGCGATGTACCTGCCCATCTTCCAACTTGGCTCAGCGATCTGA
- the acs gene encoding acetate--CoA ligase: MFDISTFPKADAVRRAAQLSQDDYQRLYRQSIEHPSTFWAEQATRFLDWSAPWQTVQRYDLKTGEASWFAGGKLNVSYNCIDRHLEKRGDQIAIIWEGDDPAESAQITYKKLHHNVCRLANVLKSRGVKKGDRVCIYMPMIPEAAYAMLACARIGAIHSVVFGGFSPDSLRDRILDADCRTVITADEGVRGGKFVPLKQNVDTALQSCPDVNTVIVVERTQGQVNWVDDRDIRYHQALRDVSDDCPPEPMDAEDPLFILYTSGSTGKPKGVLHTTGGYLLQAAMTFKYVLDYRDGEVFWCTADVGWVTGHSYIVYGPLANGATTLIFEGVPSYPSTSRFWQVIDKHHVNIFYTAPTALRALMREGPEPLKETSRESLRLLGTVGEPINPEAWEWYFNTVGEQRCPIVDTWWQTETGGIMLSPLVSTQRIKPGCATQPMFGVQPVLLDEHGKEIKGAGSGILAIKSSWPAQIRSVYGDPKRMIETYFKPYPGYYFTGDGARRDEDGDYWITGRIDDVINVSGHRIGTAEVESALVLHDSIAEAAVVGYPHDVKGQGIYAFVTPMNGTEPNDELKKQLLAHVSKEIGSFAKPDLIQWAPALPKTRSGKIMRRILRKIACNELDSLGDTSTLADPSVVQGLIDQRLNQ; encoded by the coding sequence ATGTTCGATATCAGCACGTTCCCTAAAGCCGATGCCGTCCGCCGGGCTGCACAGTTAAGTCAAGACGACTACCAACGCCTGTACCGCCAATCCATCGAGCACCCCAGCACCTTCTGGGCCGAACAGGCCACACGCTTTCTCGACTGGAGCGCGCCGTGGCAAACCGTCCAGCGTTACGACCTGAAAACCGGTGAGGCGAGCTGGTTCGCTGGCGGGAAGTTAAACGTCAGTTACAACTGCATCGACCGTCACCTGGAAAAACGCGGCGATCAAATCGCGATCATCTGGGAAGGCGATGACCCCGCCGAATCTGCACAGATCACCTACAAAAAACTTCATCACAACGTCTGTCGACTGGCCAACGTGCTCAAAAGCCGTGGCGTAAAGAAAGGCGACCGCGTGTGCATCTACATGCCGATGATCCCCGAAGCCGCTTACGCCATGCTCGCCTGCGCGCGGATCGGCGCGATTCATTCAGTGGTGTTCGGCGGCTTCTCCCCGGACTCGCTGCGTGACCGGATCCTCGACGCCGATTGCCGCACCGTGATCACTGCCGACGAAGGCGTGCGCGGCGGTAAATTCGTGCCGCTCAAACAGAACGTCGACACGGCGCTGCAAAGCTGCCCCGATGTGAACACCGTGATCGTGGTCGAACGCACCCAAGGCCAGGTTAACTGGGTCGACGATCGGGACATCAGGTACCACCAGGCTTTGCGCGACGTCAGCGACGACTGCCCGCCAGAGCCGATGGACGCCGAAGACCCGCTGTTCATCCTCTACACCTCCGGTAGCACCGGTAAACCCAAAGGCGTGCTGCACACCACCGGCGGCTATCTGTTGCAAGCGGCCATGACCTTCAAGTACGTGCTCGACTATCGCGACGGTGAAGTCTTCTGGTGCACCGCCGATGTCGGCTGGGTCACCGGCCACAGCTACATTGTCTATGGGCCGCTGGCCAACGGGGCGACCACGCTGATCTTCGAAGGCGTGCCGAGCTACCCCAGCACCTCGCGCTTCTGGCAGGTGATAGACAAGCACCATGTGAACATCTTCTATACCGCTCCGACCGCGCTGCGTGCGCTGATGCGTGAAGGCCCCGAGCCGTTGAAGGAAACGTCCCGCGAAAGCCTGCGGTTACTCGGCACCGTCGGTGAGCCGATCAACCCGGAAGCCTGGGAGTGGTATTTCAATACGGTCGGCGAGCAGCGCTGCCCGATTGTCGATACCTGGTGGCAGACCGAAACCGGCGGCATCATGCTCAGCCCGCTGGTCAGCACCCAACGGATCAAACCCGGCTGCGCCACCCAACCGATGTTCGGCGTGCAACCGGTATTGCTCGACGAACACGGCAAGGAAATCAAAGGCGCCGGCAGCGGCATACTGGCCATCAAGTCCAGCTGGCCGGCGCAAATCCGCAGCGTCTACGGCGACCCGAAACGGATGATTGAAACCTACTTCAAGCCCTACCCCGGCTATTACTTCACCGGCGACGGCGCACGTCGCGATGAGGACGGCGACTACTGGATCACCGGGCGCATCGACGACGTGATCAACGTCTCCGGGCACCGCATCGGCACGGCCGAAGTCGAAAGCGCGCTGGTGCTGCACGACAGCATCGCCGAGGCCGCCGTGGTCGGTTACCCCCATGACGTCAAAGGCCAGGGCATCTATGCCTTCGTCACGCCCATGAATGGCACCGAACCCAACGACGAACTGAAGAAACAATTGCTGGCGCATGTCAGCAAGGAAATCGGTAGCTTCGCCAAACCGGACTTGATCCAATGGGCCCCGGCCCTGCCGAAAACCCGTTCGGGCAAGATCATGCGAAGAATCCTGCGCAAGATCGCCTGCAACGAACTGGACAGCCTGGGCGACACCTCGACCCTCGCCGACCCGAGCGTGGTCCAAGGGTTGATCGATCAACGCTTGAACCAATGA
- a CDS encoding DUF748 domain-containing protein: MPYSKALRFRQMKPHMPKGLIRAIGALLTALALYSLLGFLILPGIALRIANQQLANYATTPATISRIELNPFSLEVTLWGLVIGEPGKEQVGFERLYANLQIDSLWTKALHLSDIELDKPKTEILFGKDGKLNLLGLFKIPASEPTPVDPDAKPFPLRVERIKLAGGSVHFEDARPSEPIEFLYDKLDFELNNLSTLPEDSADMTLVAVGPAGGQIDWTGNFSLIPIASEGKLKITDGKMKSFWPYVRDAVPLALEDGVVSLSTDYKLNLAKETELLLSNVAVSVAPFAIKTADGRPLAKLERLDISETTVDLAKQQVVVGKIRSQKLETWAALEADGQLDWQKLFASQPSKAATKANAEPTSTPAAADSPKPEPTTPSKPWQVLLKDVQLRDYQVHLADRKAQPAVALELGPLNLDLQNFDSLNGSPFNLKLDTGVGKQGKITADGVVNLAPISAKLNVQTRDIDLRVAQSYINPFIRLELRSGMLGSDLAVDLKSTEPLAFNVTGRAQVDQLHTLDTLKTRDFLKWQQLVLEGLNYQHGDSLSIDKVNLFQPYARFMINDDRTTNVDDLLIPQPADSGAKTAAAKPATAKEKPLGIHIGGIAINDGSANFADFSLTPNFATAVQQLNGKIGTIDSRQAKPASVDVKGKVDRYAPVTIKGSVNPFDPMASLDIATSFKRVELTTLTPYSGKFAGYRIRKGRLNLDLHYKITNGQLLAENKVVVEQLQLGEKVDSPDAVSLPLKLAIALLKDVDGKISIELPVSGDLNNPQFSIMPIVWQTLRNLIVKAAAAPFKMIGGLVSGGGSEDLGTVAFAPGSSDLSKDAETALVKLSQALKERPALRLEIEGTAAKSSDGPLIAEQRLEREYQYNYYKMLQRRGDKVPAQASLLDVPDNEKGPLLEGIYRTRLKTQPPAEWKDLGKEERSKKMREGVIAFWSSSEVLLRQLGQERASSIKDYLVDKGQLADDRVYFIDASLGEAESDGRVITSLHLDAE; this comes from the coding sequence ATGCCATACTCCAAGGCACTCCGATTCCGACAGATGAAGCCGCACATGCCCAAAGGATTGATTCGCGCTATCGGCGCCTTGTTGACTGCCCTGGCTCTTTATAGCCTGTTGGGGTTTCTGATTTTGCCGGGCATCGCGTTGCGAATCGCCAACCAACAATTGGCCAACTACGCCACGACGCCCGCGACGATTTCGCGGATCGAACTCAACCCGTTCAGCCTTGAAGTCACCCTTTGGGGCCTGGTCATCGGCGAGCCGGGCAAGGAGCAAGTGGGCTTCGAACGTCTGTACGCCAACCTGCAGATCGACAGCCTCTGGACCAAGGCCCTGCACCTGTCCGATATCGAACTGGACAAGCCCAAGACCGAAATCCTCTTCGGCAAGGACGGCAAACTCAACCTGCTCGGCCTGTTCAAAATCCCCGCCAGCGAACCGACCCCGGTCGACCCGGACGCCAAACCATTCCCGCTGCGCGTGGAGCGGATCAAACTGGCCGGCGGCTCCGTACACTTCGAGGATGCACGGCCCAGCGAACCCATCGAATTCCTCTACGACAAACTCGACTTCGAACTGAATAACCTCAGCACCCTGCCCGAAGACAGCGCCGACATGACGCTGGTGGCCGTCGGCCCGGCAGGTGGACAGATCGACTGGACCGGCAACTTCAGCCTGATCCCGATCGCCTCCGAAGGTAAGCTGAAAATCACCGATGGCAAGATGAAATCCTTTTGGCCCTATGTGCGCGATGCTGTGCCACTCGCACTCGAAGATGGCGTGGTCAGCCTCAGCACCGATTACAAACTCAACCTGGCCAAGGAAACCGAACTGCTGCTGAGCAACGTTGCCGTCAGCGTCGCGCCTTTCGCCATCAAGACTGCGGACGGTCGACCGCTGGCGAAGCTCGAGCGGCTGGACATCAGCGAAACCACCGTAGACCTGGCCAAACAGCAAGTGGTGGTCGGCAAGATTCGCAGCCAGAAACTGGAAACCTGGGCCGCCCTCGAAGCCGACGGGCAACTCGATTGGCAAAAACTGTTCGCCAGTCAGCCGTCCAAAGCGGCCACCAAGGCCAATGCCGAGCCGACCAGCACACCGGCGGCTGCCGATTCGCCGAAGCCTGAACCGACCACGCCGAGCAAGCCTTGGCAGGTACTGCTCAAAGACGTGCAACTGCGCGATTATCAAGTGCACCTGGCCGACCGCAAGGCGCAACCCGCCGTGGCGCTTGAGTTGGGGCCGCTGAACCTGGACCTGCAAAATTTCGACAGCCTCAATGGCTCACCTTTCAACCTCAAGCTCGACACCGGCGTGGGCAAGCAAGGCAAGATCACAGCGGATGGCGTGGTCAATCTGGCTCCGATCAGCGCCAAACTGAACGTACAGACCAGGGACATCGACCTGCGCGTCGCCCAGTCCTACATCAACCCGTTCATTCGTCTCGAACTGCGCAGCGGCATGCTGGGCAGTGATCTGGCGGTCGACCTGAAAAGCACCGAACCGCTGGCGTTCAACGTCACAGGTCGCGCTCAGGTCGATCAACTGCATACCCTCGACACCCTGAAAACCCGCGACTTCCTCAAGTGGCAACAGTTGGTGCTCGAAGGCCTGAATTATCAACATGGCGACAGCCTGTCGATCGACAAGGTCAACTTGTTCCAGCCTTATGCACGCTTCATGATCAACGATGATCGCACTACCAACGTCGATGACCTGTTGATCCCGCAACCGGCCGATTCCGGCGCCAAGACCGCCGCGGCCAAACCGGCAACCGCAAAGGAAAAGCCGCTGGGCATCCACATTGGTGGCATCGCCATTAATGACGGTTCGGCGAACTTCGCCGACTTCAGCCTGACCCCGAACTTCGCCACGGCCGTTCAACAGCTCAACGGGAAGATTGGCACCATCGACAGCCGCCAGGCAAAACCGGCCAGTGTCGATGTCAAAGGCAAAGTTGACCGCTATGCGCCGGTGACCATCAAGGGCTCGGTCAACCCGTTCGATCCGATGGCCAGCCTGGACATCGCCACCAGTTTTAAACGGGTGGAACTGACCACGTTGACGCCCTACTCCGGCAAGTTCGCCGGTTACCGTATCCGCAAGGGCCGGCTCAATCTCGATCTGCATTACAAGATCACTAACGGCCAGCTCCTGGCCGAAAACAAAGTGGTGGTCGAGCAGTTGCAACTGGGTGAAAAGGTCGACAGCCCAGACGCCGTGAGCCTGCCGCTGAAACTGGCGATTGCGTTGCTCAAGGATGTCGACGGCAAGATTTCCATCGAGCTGCCGGTGAGCGGCGACCTGAACAACCCGCAATTCAGCATCATGCCTATTGTCTGGCAGACCCTGCGCAATCTGATTGTGAAAGCGGCCGCAGCGCCATTCAAAATGATTGGCGGCCTGGTCAGCGGCGGCGGTTCGGAAGATTTGGGCACGGTGGCGTTCGCACCGGGTTCCAGCGACCTGAGCAAAGACGCCGAAACGGCGCTGGTCAAACTGTCCCAAGCGCTCAAGGAGCGTCCAGCCCTGCGCCTGGAAATCGAAGGCACCGCCGCCAAGAGCAGCGATGGCCCGCTGATTGCCGAGCAGCGCCTGGAGAGGGAATACCAGTACAACTACTACAAAATGCTCCAGCGTCGCGGTGACAAAGTACCGGCCCAGGCCTCGTTGCTGGACGTACCGGACAACGAGAAAGGCCCGCTGCTTGAAGGGATCTACCGCACACGCCTCAAGACCCAGCCGCCCGCCGAATGGAAGGACTTGGGCAAAGAAGAACGCAGTAAAAAAATGCGTGAAGGTGTGATCGCGTTCTGGAGTTCCAGCGAGGTGTTGTTGCGTCAACTGGGGCAAGAACGGGCCAGCAGCATCAAGGATTATCTGGTGGACAAGGGTCAGTTGGCCGATGACCGCGTGTACTTCATCGACGCCAGCCTCGGTGAGGCAGAAAGCGATGGCCGGGTTATCACGTCTTTGCACCTGGATGCCGAGTGA
- a CDS encoding BON domain-containing protein codes for MKKFAIAAATATALTLTMANAAFAQTTQATQAPMMLAAGEVTEAKEDVSDTWITTKVKADLVTEKGIPGTDIKVETNKGVVSLSSMTVLTDAQKTTAVAIAKKIKGVKAVSADGLKSE; via the coding sequence ATGAAGAAGTTCGCTATCGCTGCCGCTACTGCTACCGCGTTGACTCTGACCATGGCCAACGCTGCATTTGCACAGACCACCCAAGCGACTCAGGCACCCATGATGCTGGCCGCCGGTGAAGTCACTGAAGCGAAAGAGGATGTTTCCGATACCTGGATCACAACCAAAGTCAAAGCAGACCTGGTAACTGAAAAAGGCATCCCGGGCACCGACATTAAAGTCGAAACCAACAAAGGCGTTGTTTCCCTGTCTTCCATGACCGTTCTGACAGACGCTCAGAAAACCACCGCCGTGGCAATTGCCAAGAAAATCAAAGGCGTCAAAGCGGTGTCCGCTGACGGCCTGAAATCCGAGTAA
- a CDS encoding A24 family peptidase: MSLNEFLNFNPLAFTITALVIGLLIGSFLNVVVWRLPKMLEREWRLQAHDVLDLPPEAPGPAYNLILPHSECPDCGHRIRAWENIPVLSYLFLRGRCSNCATPISKRYPLTELACGVLSAFVAWHFGFGWQACMVLVLSWGLLAMSLIDAEHQLLPDVLVLPLIWLGLIVNSFGLFVPLHDALWGAVAGYMALWTVFWLFKLITGKDGIGYGDFKLLAMLGAWGGWQILPLTILLSSLLGAIIGVILLRLRDAKTSTPLPFGPYLAIAGWIALLWGGQITGFYWQFVGLK, from the coding sequence ATGTCCTTGAACGAATTTCTGAATTTCAACCCACTGGCCTTCACGATCACCGCATTGGTGATCGGTTTGCTGATCGGCAGTTTCCTCAATGTGGTGGTCTGGCGCCTGCCGAAAATGCTTGAGCGTGAATGGCGCCTGCAGGCCCATGACGTACTGGACTTGCCACCCGAAGCCCCCGGCCCGGCTTACAACCTGATACTGCCTCACTCCGAGTGCCCAGACTGTGGCCATCGGATTCGAGCGTGGGAAAATATTCCCGTGCTCAGTTACCTGTTTTTACGTGGGCGATGCTCGAACTGCGCGACGCCCATCAGCAAACGTTACCCGCTGACCGAACTGGCCTGCGGCGTGCTGTCGGCGTTCGTCGCCTGGCATTTCGGTTTCGGTTGGCAGGCCTGCATGGTGCTGGTCCTGAGCTGGGGCCTTTTGGCGATGAGCCTGATCGACGCCGAACACCAGCTGTTGCCGGACGTGCTGGTGCTGCCGTTGATATGGCTGGGGTTGATCGTCAACAGTTTCGGGCTCTTCGTGCCACTGCATGACGCGCTCTGGGGCGCGGTAGCCGGCTACATGGCGCTATGGACGGTGTTCTGGCTGTTCAAGCTGATCACCGGCAAGGACGGCATCGGCTACGGTGACTTCAAGCTATTGGCGATGCTCGGCGCCTGGGGCGGCTGGCAGATCCTGCCGCTGACCATCCTGCTGTCATCGCTGCTGGGCGCCATCATCGGAGTGATTTTGTTGCGCCTGCGGGACGCAAAAACCTCGACTCCACTGCCCTTTGGCCCCTATCTGGCCATTGCCGGCTGGATTGCCTTGCTCTGGGGTGGTCAAATAACCGGCTTCTATTGGCAGTTTGTCGGTTTGAAATGA